From a region of the bacterium genome:
- a CDS encoding leucine--tRNA ligase, with protein sequence MAPDYDSSGIEKKWQQRWEKSKLYKTDLENADKKLYCLVMFIYPSGDRMHIGHWYNYAPTDSWARFKRMQGYHVFEPIGYDAFGLPAENYAIKKGVHPAVSTNHNIRLIREQLKAMGAMYDWDCEINTSDPSYYKWTQWLFLQLYKKGLAYRKKASANWCPSCKTVLANEQVIDGHCERCDSEVLTKDLEQWFFKITDYAERLLEGHQRIHWPEKTITMQKNWIGKSVGARIYFPVQGGEEVIEVFTTRPDTLWGVTYMVLAPEHPMVGRLTKPECRKTVEDYVLQARKQKEIDRMSTEKEKTGVFLGSYCINPVNQERIPIWIADYVLVTYGTGAVMAVPAHDQRDFEFATKYQLPIREVISPVGSPSAQPLEQAFEAPGIMINSGPFTGTSSSEGLAQVIDYLQEKNWGGKKVNYKLRDWLISRQRYWGAPIPILYCPKCGEVPVPEADLPVLLPDDVQFSGKGESPLSTSATFIQAVCPQCGGTAKREIDTMDTFVCSSWYFLRYPNSTLQDRPFDPKRIADWLPVDQYVGGAEHAVMHLLYARFFTKALYDLGLINFDEPFSRLVHQGIITAKGAKMSKSKGNVVNPDKFVQEFGSDTFRMYMMFMGSYEEGGDWSDEGIIGIHRFLKRVWRVVWTCVEKRPQGNEKERFSQVVQQMHYAIKQVTQDLERFHFNTAVSRIMELVNEISLYLQDVPVQEQNRELLQTVIPTLVQLLAPFAPHFSEELWEVVGRPYSVFNSTWPVHDENKLVQRTIQLGVQINGKIRGQVEVPAEMTDQLIIAEALKDKKIKTYVEGKTIVKSFVVPKKLVSLVVR encoded by the coding sequence ATGGCCCCTGATTACGATTCTAGCGGGATCGAGAAGAAATGGCAGCAGCGCTGGGAGAAGAGCAAGCTGTACAAGACCGATCTGGAAAATGCCGATAAAAAACTATATTGTTTGGTGATGTTTATCTACCCATCCGGGGACCGGATGCACATCGGCCACTGGTACAATTATGCCCCGACGGACAGCTGGGCGCGCTTCAAGCGGATGCAGGGCTATCATGTATTCGAACCCATCGGCTATGATGCGTTCGGCCTGCCCGCGGAAAACTATGCGATTAAAAAAGGCGTTCATCCCGCTGTCAGCACCAATCACAACATCCGACTGATCCGCGAACAGCTCAAAGCCATGGGCGCCATGTATGATTGGGACTGTGAGATCAATACCAGCGATCCGAGCTATTATAAATGGACCCAGTGGCTCTTTTTACAATTATATAAAAAGGGACTGGCCTACCGTAAAAAAGCCTCGGCCAACTGGTGCCCAAGCTGCAAAACCGTGCTGGCCAATGAACAGGTCATAGACGGTCACTGTGAACGGTGCGATTCCGAGGTGCTGACTAAGGATCTGGAACAGTGGTTTTTCAAGATCACCGATTATGCGGAACGTCTGCTGGAAGGACATCAGCGCATTCATTGGCCGGAAAAGACCATCACCATGCAAAAGAACTGGATCGGCAAAAGCGTCGGCGCCCGCATTTATTTTCCGGTGCAGGGCGGGGAGGAGGTCATCGAAGTGTTCACCACGCGTCCGGACACCCTCTGGGGTGTCACCTATATGGTGCTGGCGCCGGAGCATCCCATGGTGGGCCGACTGACCAAGCCGGAGTGCCGAAAGACGGTGGAAGACTATGTGCTGCAGGCGCGCAAGCAAAAAGAGATCGATCGTATGTCCACCGAAAAGGAAAAAACCGGCGTCTTTCTCGGCAGCTATTGCATCAACCCGGTCAACCAGGAGCGGATACCCATCTGGATCGCGGACTATGTGCTGGTGACCTATGGCACCGGTGCGGTGATGGCCGTGCCGGCGCATGATCAGCGCGACTTTGAATTTGCGACCAAATATCAGCTGCCGATCCGGGAGGTAATTTCGCCTGTCGGGTCGCCATCCGCTCAGCCCTTGGAACAAGCCTTTGAAGCGCCGGGGATTATGATCAATTCTGGTCCCTTTACCGGCACGTCCTCCAGCGAAGGCTTGGCGCAAGTGATCGATTATCTACAAGAGAAAAACTGGGGCGGCAAAAAAGTCAATTACAAGCTGCGCGATTGGCTGATCTCGCGCCAACGCTACTGGGGCGCTCCGATTCCGATTCTTTACTGCCCAAAATGCGGCGAAGTGCCGGTGCCGGAAGCCGACCTGCCGGTGCTGTTGCCGGACGATGTGCAGTTCAGCGGCAAGGGCGAATCACCGCTCTCCACCTCAGCCACTTTTATACAGGCGGTATGCCCGCAATGCGGTGGAACGGCCAAGCGGGAGATCGACACTATGGACACGTTCGTCTGTTCCTCCTGGTATTTTCTTCGTTATCCCAATTCAACCCTACAAGATCGCCCCTTTGATCCTAAACGGATTGCCGATTGGTTGCCGGTGGATCAATATGTGGGCGGAGCGGAGCATGCCGTCATGCATCTGCTCTATGCACGGTTCTTCACCAAGGCGCTTTACGATCTGGGACTGATCAACTTTGACGAGCCGTTCAGCCGACTGGTTCATCAGGGCATCATCACTGCGAAGGGCGCCAAGATGAGTAAATCCAAAGGCAATGTGGTCAACCCGGATAAATTCGTGCAAGAGTTCGGCAGCGATACCTTTCGCATGTACATGATGTTCATGGGCTCCTACGAGGAGGGAGGCGACTGGTCCGATGAGGGCATCATCGGGATTCATCGCTTTCTTAAAAGAGTCTGGCGCGTGGTTTGGACCTGCGTCGAAAAACGCCCTCAGGGGAATGAAAAGGAACGGTTCTCCCAAGTCGTCCAGCAGATGCACTATGCCATCAAGCAGGTCACCCAGGATCTGGAGCGTTTTCACTTCAACACCGCAGTCAGCCGGATCATGGAATTAGTGAATGAAATTTCATTATATCTGCAGGATGTGCCGGTCCAGGAGCAGAACCGGGAACTCTTGCAGACCGTCATCCCCACCTTGGTGCAGCTTTTAGCGCCGTTTGCTCCGCATTTCAGCGAAGAACTCTGGGAGGTCGTTGGCCGGCCGTACAGCGTTTTCAACAGCACATGGCCAGTTCACGACGAAAACAAGCTGGTGCAAAGAACGATCCAATTGGGGGTGCAGATCAACGGCAAAATTCGCGGCCAGGTCGAGGTGCCTGCTGAGATGACGGACCAGCTGATCATTGCCGAGGCACTGAAAGACAAGAAAATTAAAACATATGTAGAAGGAAAAACCATCGTCAAATCCTTTGTGGTGCCGAAAAAATTGGTGAGTCTGGTGGTCAGATAG
- the ispG gene encoding flavodoxin-dependent (E)-4-hydroxy-3-methylbut-2-enyl-diphosphate synthase, with protein sequence MRRKTRKVLVGGVPLGGGSPVVIQSMTNTKTTDIPSTLSQIERLVEAGCEVVRLAVPNQEAVTALAAIRKQTPVPLIADIHFDYRLALAAMDAGADKIRINPGNIGGEEKLAQVIRRAASIHVPVRIGVNSGSLEKELLLAEKGVTVNGLVHSALRWTERCREYGATDLVVSLKSSDVLQTIEAYQAFAQQSDLPLHIGVTEAGTVRSGSVKSAVAMGILLHQGIGDTLRVSLAGDPVEEIFVARQILQCLKLRQPGVTIIACPTCGRTEVDMTPIAEEVERRLLGLKHSITVAVMGCEVNGPGEARHADIGVACGKNAAVLFRHGKIIRKIKADEIADELVHEALHLYDDLQKAGE encoded by the coding sequence ATGAGAAGAAAAACCAGAAAGGTCTTGGTCGGCGGCGTTCCTCTGGGCGGCGGCTCTCCCGTTGTCATTCAATCCATGACCAATACCAAAACCACCGACATTCCTTCAACTTTAAGCCAGATCGAACGGCTCGTTGAAGCTGGCTGTGAGGTGGTGCGGCTGGCCGTGCCCAATCAAGAGGCAGTCACTGCGCTGGCTGCAATCCGTAAGCAGACCCCGGTTCCGCTTATCGCAGACATCCATTTCGATTACCGGCTGGCGCTGGCAGCCATGGATGCCGGTGCGGATAAAATCCGTATTAATCCGGGCAACATCGGCGGCGAGGAAAAGCTGGCCCAGGTGATCCGCAGGGCGGCCAGCATCCATGTGCCGGTGCGGATCGGCGTCAACTCGGGCTCGCTGGAGAAGGAGCTGCTGCTCGCTGAAAAGGGCGTAACTGTAAATGGATTGGTCCATTCAGCCCTGCGTTGGACCGAACGTTGTCGCGAATACGGCGCCACAGACCTGGTGGTATCCCTGAAATCATCCGATGTTTTGCAGACCATCGAGGCGTATCAAGCCTTTGCCCAACAGAGCGATTTGCCGCTTCACATCGGCGTAACTGAAGCAGGTACGGTGCGCAGCGGCAGCGTCAAATCAGCCGTGGCCATGGGAATTCTGCTTCATCAAGGCATCGGCGACACGCTGAGAGTCTCTTTGGCCGGAGATCCGGTTGAAGAGATCTTTGTCGCCCGCCAAATTTTACAATGCCTTAAACTGCGGCAGCCGGGTGTGACCATCATCGCCTGTCCGACCTGCGGCCGCACTGAGGTCGACATGACGCCCATCGCCGAAGAGGTGGAAAGGCGACTCCTCGGCCTCAAGCATTCCATCACAGTGGCGGTCATGGGTTGCGAGGTCAACGGACCCGGTGAAGCCCGCCACGCTGATATCGGCGTGGCTTGCGGTAAAAATGCAGCAGTCCTTTTTCGTCATGGTAAAATAATACGCAAGATTAAAGCAGACGAAATCGCGGATGAATTGGTTCATGAAGCTCTGCATTTGTACGATGATCTGCAAAAGGCCGGTGAATGA
- a CDS encoding glycine C-acetyltransferase translates to MYGKIKQDLIDALDEIRQAGLYKHERVLSSSQGAMIHVQGGAPVLNFCANNYLGLANHPMVLEAAQKAIQRWGYGLSSVRFICGTQEGHKQLEEKISRFLQTDDTILYAACFDANGGVFEPFMSADTCILTDALNHASIIDGIRLAKAQRLIYQHADMVDLEKKLQESRSVRYRLIATDGVFSMDGDIAPLQALCDLADRYDALVLVDDSHATGFLGKTGRGSIEHCQVMGRVDLITTTFGKALGGAMGGCVSGHKEMIEYLRQKSRPYLFSNSLSPVVVGATLAVLDLLSTTTELRDRLEHNTLYFRQQMTAMGFDIKPGVHPIVPIMLYDEKLAHTMADEMLKKGIYVIGFSYPVVPKGLARIRVQVSAAHSKEHLDTAVAAFQSVGKELGVIR, encoded by the coding sequence ATGTACGGAAAAATCAAACAAGACCTCATCGACGCGCTGGATGAGATTCGACAAGCAGGTCTTTATAAGCACGAACGCGTTCTGTCTTCCAGTCAGGGCGCCATGATCCACGTACAGGGCGGCGCACCGGTGCTGAACTTTTGCGCCAACAACTATCTCGGACTTGCCAACCATCCCATGGTGCTCGAAGCGGCGCAGAAGGCGATACAACGCTGGGGATATGGACTGTCGTCGGTGCGCTTTATCTGCGGCACGCAGGAGGGACATAAACAATTAGAGGAAAAGATCTCCCGATTCCTGCAGACCGATGACACGATTCTTTATGCCGCCTGCTTTGACGCCAACGGCGGCGTGTTTGAACCCTTCATGAGCGCTGACACCTGTATCCTCACCGATGCGCTTAACCACGCCTCCATCATCGACGGCATTCGTCTGGCCAAAGCCCAGCGGCTGATCTATCAACACGCGGACATGGTGGACCTGGAAAAAAAGTTGCAGGAAAGCCGGAGCGTTCGCTATCGACTGATCGCCACAGACGGCGTTTTCAGTATGGATGGAGATATTGCTCCTTTGCAGGCCCTCTGCGATCTGGCTGATCGCTATGACGCGCTGGTCTTGGTGGACGACAGCCATGCCACCGGATTTTTAGGCAAAACCGGCCGCGGCAGCATCGAGCATTGTCAAGTGATGGGTCGCGTGGATTTAATCACCACCACCTTTGGCAAAGCCTTAGGAGGCGCCATGGGCGGGTGCGTGTCCGGACATAAAGAGATGATCGAATACCTCCGACAAAAAAGCAGACCTTATCTTTTCTCCAACAGCCTTTCACCGGTGGTGGTGGGCGCCACGTTGGCGGTTTTAGACCTGCTCTCCACCACTACGGAATTGCGCGATCGTCTGGAACATAATACGCTCTACTTCCGCCAACAGATGACCGCCATGGGATTTGATATCAAACCCGGTGTTCATCCGATTGTGCCCATCATGCTGTATGACGAAAAACTGGCGCACACCATGGCGGACGAAATGCTGAAAAAAGGCATCTACGTGATCGGATTCAGCTATCCAGTAGTGCCTAAAGGGTTGGCGCGCATTCGCGTACAGGTCTCTGCAGCGCACAGCAAAGAACATCTGGACACAGCTGTGGCCGCTTTTCAGTCTGTGGGCAAAGAGCTGGGCGTCATCCGGTAA
- the tdh gene encoding L-threonine 3-dehydrogenase: MKALVKKNREPGLWMEEVPVPACGNNDLLIKITHTAICGTDLHIYKWDEWSQRTIKPPLVIGHEFVGVVVQKGINVTGYEVGERVSGEGHIVCGVCRSCRAGRRHLCTNTIGIGVNRDGCFAEYLALPAANAWHVHPSIPSEIAAFFDPFGNATHSALSFDIVGEDVLITGAGPIGLMAVAICRHVGARNIVITDVNEYRLNLGRRMGATRAVNVAEESIERCRKELEMVGFDIGLEMSGNPRAFESMLENMYHGGRIALLGILPASTQINWDQVIFKGLHIKGIYGREIFETWYKMQTMLQSGLDISPVLTHRLPFMDFQKGFAAMLSGECGKVILTME, translated from the coding sequence ATGAAAGCTTTGGTCAAAAAAAACCGGGAACCCGGATTATGGATGGAGGAGGTTCCGGTGCCGGCTTGCGGCAACAACGATCTGCTGATCAAAATCACCCACACGGCCATCTGCGGTACAGACCTGCACATCTATAAATGGGACGAATGGTCGCAGCGCACCATCAAACCTCCACTGGTGATCGGCCACGAGTTTGTCGGAGTAGTGGTTCAAAAGGGCATCAACGTGACCGGCTATGAGGTCGGCGAACGGGTGTCCGGAGAGGGGCACATCGTCTGCGGTGTCTGTCGCAGCTGTCGCGCCGGCCGCAGGCATTTGTGCACCAACACCATCGGCATTGGGGTAAACCGGGACGGCTGTTTTGCAGAGTATCTGGCCCTGCCGGCGGCCAACGCCTGGCATGTACATCCCTCGATCCCATCTGAAATCGCCGCTTTTTTTGATCCTTTCGGCAATGCCACCCATTCCGCGCTCTCCTTTGATATTGTGGGAGAAGATGTGCTCATCACCGGAGCAGGGCCCATCGGCCTGATGGCTGTGGCCATTTGCCGCCATGTCGGCGCGCGCAATATTGTCATCACCGACGTCAACGAATACCGGCTGAATCTGGGAAGAAGGATGGGCGCCACGCGCGCGGTCAACGTAGCCGAAGAATCCATTGAGCGATGCAGAAAAGAGCTGGAGATGGTCGGGTTCGATATCGGACTGGAGATGTCCGGTAACCCGCGTGCGTTTGAGTCCATGCTGGAAAACATGTATCATGGCGGCCGTATCGCCCTGCTGGGCATTTTACCGGCGAGCACTCAGATCAACTGGGATCAAGTTATTTTCAAAGGACTGCACATCAAGGGCATTTACGGACGGGAGATCTTTGAGACTTGGTACAAGATGCAAACCATGCTGCAGAGCGGACTGGACATATCGCCGGTGCTGACCCATCGTCTGCCGTTCATGGACTTTCAAAAAGGTTTTGCGGCCATGCTCTCCGGCGAGTGCGGCAAAGTGATATTAACCATGGAGTGA
- a CDS encoding glycosyltransferase family 2 protein — protein sequence MAGRILLAIPVYNEVRHLPQVLAGVLQIMDAEDLLIIDDGSTDGTLVAIEHLRLPTLQHAQNEGKGISLLQALRYAREKQYDWLVCMDGDGQHHPADLPLFLQHIARDEDDVVLGNRMQRAGTMPLQRQWSNRLSSLILSLLINNGQRLIDTQCGFRALRVSSLQETWFREKGFQFESEVLLVLGRRGCRIRQIPIQSCYAQEKSSIHPMADTLRFLKLVFRSLW from the coding sequence ATGGCCGGACGTATTCTGCTCGCCATACCCGTGTACAACGAGGTACGTCACCTGCCGCAGGTGCTGGCCGGCGTTCTCCAGATAATGGACGCTGAGGACCTTCTGATCATTGATGACGGATCCACCGACGGCACTCTGGTTGCGATCGAACATCTGCGTCTGCCCACACTGCAACATGCACAGAATGAAGGTAAAGGTATCTCTCTCCTGCAGGCCTTACGTTACGCCCGAGAAAAACAATATGATTGGCTGGTGTGCATGGATGGGGATGGTCAGCATCATCCGGCGGATCTGCCGCTTTTCCTTCAGCATATCGCCCGGGATGAAGATGACGTGGTTCTCGGCAACCGCATGCAGAGGGCGGGGACGATGCCCCTGCAGCGGCAATGGAGCAACCGGCTCTCCTCTTTGATCCTCTCACTGTTAATCAACAACGGTCAGCGTCTTATCGACACTCAATGCGGTTTCAGAGCTCTTCGAGTCTCATCGCTGCAAGAGACCTGGTTCCGTGAAAAAGGCTTTCAGTTCGAATCCGAAGTACTGCTGGTGCTGGGGCGCAGGGGATGCCGAATTCGACAAATCCCCATTCAATCCTGCTACGCCCAGGAGAAAAGCAGCATCCACCCCATGGCCGACACCCTGCGTTTCCTCAAGCTGGTTTTCAGAAGCCTGTGGTAG